The Parambassis ranga chromosome 19, fParRan2.1, whole genome shotgun sequence genome contains a region encoding:
- the LOC114451898 gene encoding SUN domain-containing protein 1-like isoform X4, whose protein sequence is MVALVPVMIDEDVDLQSWGWTDLSSYFSLVSDSEKEQPTVSFDQTGAMSRRSLRIDDGLLDRSLPHSSASFSVGGGSWRSSRSLNSRRSQQHSVSCSESLLHTPRKPASLHNSSLHSMASDASLLSSLLDESSVHEATVVDNFWGLDHDLDPKENTILAEQSSIVANSTLIGSENHCAKHPVQTLSRVYCKDCELHSNSKESASSKYTSSLVKMGPGGSHPGDSEGSTIYGRDRNRKSRIAGLLFMWDSGVNVCWRAAAAVISLLTVVYQQLLLQKPHDVTDALQLWLDSSVLWVRRAAASLVSVLIHSWQLCQGSKVTEDNIQTGSQNGAQSRHCGVMSLKEPHSNGSLCQRVGDAFRWLCRRWQHKSWFPLRLLIVILLLLLFGLCWFGPAGLQSVFLAVHFAECRTALSNIPGLSSVYGIVSSRSQSADVATVKELKEVQPYVEPLYSPPPQTEEKEELGTAGDSERLLHLERSLAALWDHVEVGGRQAEQRHGEVLQLYTELRQQQLHSAQSSSDGVEPWLNSVLDHQLSDLRRQLDEERQQREQMRQQELLQHRSQSSRLDQLELQLQTLVANTQEVQRRHEAATGASSSPTTLPAAFSVGVDQQSHDALLAEVKRLEAALDEVRRVVEGLSKSQDGCRQLSRIQQLISVEVSAQVQEQVRSLVYGNQLTPGGNTATLPESLLQWLSQRYVSSADLQAALASLEQSLLQNISMKLAQQHNEGMDKEAVLHTAGHVGATVTLEDVHVMVKNALRLFSQDQTGMADFALESGGGSILSTRCSETYETKAALLSLFSIPLWYFSQSPRAVIQPDVHPGNCWAFRGSKGFLVIRLSMRILPTAFTLEHIHKALAPSGTLRSAPQEFSVYGLDDEHQEKGKLLGTYTYDEDGEALQTFPVTEENDDTFQIIEVQILSNWGHKEYTCMYRFRVHGTPSSI, encoded by the exons ATGGTGGCTCTTGTTCCTGTAATGATAGACGAGGATGTGGATCTGCAGAGCTGGGGCTGGACTGACCT CTCCAGCTACTTTTCATTGGTGTCAGACTCTGAAAAGGAGCAGCCCACTGTCTCCTTTGATCAGACAGGAGCCATGTCCAGACGCAGCCTGCGGATCGATGATGGCCTGTTGGACCGCAGTCTGCCGCACAGCAGCGCCTCCTTCAGTGTGGGaggaggcagctggaggagcagcag GTCATTGAATTCTCGTCGTTCTCAGCAGCattctgtctcctgctcagaGTCCCTCCTCCACACTCCTCGTAAACCAGCTAGCCTACACAACAGCAGCCTCCACAGCATGGCATCTGATGCCTCCCTGCTTTCCTCACTGCTGGATGAGTCCTCGGTCCATGAGGCTACAGTGGTGGACAACTTCTGGG GTTTGGACCATGATTTGGATCCCAAAG AAAACACCATTTTAGCGGAGCAGAGCAGCATTGTGGCTAACAGcactctgattggttcagaaaACCACTGTGCCAAACACCCAGTCCAGACGCTCAGCAGAGTTTACTGTAAAGACTGTGAGCTTCATTCCAACAGTAAGGAGTCTGCCTCCTCCAAATACACCTCCTCATTAGTAAAGATGGGACCAGGAGGATCCCATCCTGGAGACTCGGAAGGTTCCACCATCTACGGCAGGGATCGTAACCGCAAGAGTAGAATAG CAGGTTTACTGTTTATGTGGGACtctggtgtgaatgtgtgctggagggcagcagctgctgtaataTCCCTGCTCACTGTGGTTTACCAACAGCTTCTGCTGCAGAAACCTCATGATGTGACAG ATGCGCTGCAGCTGTGGCTGGACTCCTCTGTGTTGTGGGTAAGGAGAGCCGCAGCCTCCCTTGTGTCTGTACTGATTCACAGCTGGCAGCTTtgtcaggggtcaaaggtcacagaggaCAACATCCAGACTGGTAGCCAAAATGGAG CTCAATCCAGACACTGTGGGGTCATGAGCCTGAAGGAGCCTCATTCCAATGGATCTCTAT GTCAGAGAGTAGGTGATGCATTCAGGTGGCTCTGCAGACGATGGCAGCACAAATCCTG GTTTCCTCTCAGATTATTGATTGTcatcctgctgcttctcctttttG GCCTATGTTGGTTTGGTCCAGCTGGTTTGCAGTCCGTGTTTCTAGCTGTCCACTTTGCAGAGTGTAGGACGGCACTCTCCAACATTCCCGGTCTCTCGTCTGTCTATGGCATTGTGTCCTCTCGGAGCCAGTCAGCAGATGTTGCCACTGTGAAGGAGCTGAAGGAAGTCCAGCCCTACGTGGAGCCGCTCTACAGTCCACCCCCACAAACGGAGGAGAAG GAAGAGTTGGGCACAGCAGGTGACTCTGAGCGGCTCCTTCATCTGGAGCGAAGCTTGGCTGCGTTGTGGGATCATGTTGAAGTTGGAGGGCGACAAGCTGAACAGAGACACGGGGAGGTGCTGCAGCTCTATACTGAACtccggcagcagcagcttcattctGCTCAGAGCAGCAGTGACGGTGTGGAGCCATGGTTGAACTCCGTGTTGGACCATCAGCTGTCTGACCTCAGGAGACAATTGGATGAGGAGAGACAACAACGGGAACAG ATGCGACAGCAGGAGTTACTGCAGCACCGGAGTCAGTCATCTCGTCTGGACCAACTCGAGCTGCAGCTACAGACACTGGTGGCCAACACACAG GAAGTGCAGCGGCGACATGAAGCTGCAACAGGAGCCTCGTCCTCTCCAACAACACTTCCTGCTGCATTTAG TGTTGGTGTGGACCAGCAGTCCCATGATGCCTTACTGGCAGAGGTTAAGCGGTTGGAAGCTGCTCTGGACGAAGTCAGGCGGGTAGTTGAGGGTCTGTCAAAGTCTCAGGATGGCTGCCGACAACTCTCCAGAATCCAGCAgctg ATTTCAGTGGAGGTTTCCGCTCAGGTCCAGGAGCAGGTTAGATCTCTTGTCTACGGCAATCAGCTAACACCAGGGGGGAACACTGCCACCCTCCCAGAGTCACTCCTCCAGTGGCTGTCGCAGAGATATGTCAGCAGCGCAGACCTGCAGGCAGCACTTGCCTCGCTGGAGCAGAGCCTCCTGCAAAACATCAGCATGAAGCTGGCACAGCAGCACAATGAGGGGATGGACAAAGAGGCTGTTCTACACACCGCTGGGCATGTTGGGGCCACTGTAACTCTGGag GATGTCCATGTAATGGTGAAGAATGCTCTGCGGCTATTTTCTCAGGATCAAACTGGCATGGCTGACTTTGCTCTGGAGTCCGGAG GAGGCAGCATCCTGAGCACTCGCTGCTCTGAGACATACGAGACCAAGGCGGCTCTGCTCAGCCTGTTCAGCATTCCTCTCTGGTATTTCTCTCAGTCTCCACGAGCTGTAATCCAG CCTGATGTCCATCCAGGAAACTGCTGGGCCTTCAGAGGCTCCAAAGGCTTCCTGGTGATCCGGCTCTCTATGAGGATCCTCCCCACTGCCTTTACCCTGGAACACATCCACAAAGCCCTGGCTCCTAGTGGGACACTGCGCAGCGCCCCTCAAGAGTTCAGCGTTTAT GGTCTGGATGATGAGCATCAGGAGAAAGGAAAGCTGCTGGGCACTTACACCTATGATGAGGACGGAGAAGCTCTGCAGACTTTCCCTGTCACT gagGAGAATGATGACACCTTCCAAATCATCGAGGTGCAGATTTTGTCTAACTGGGGCCACAAGGAGTACACATGCATGTACCGCTTCAGAGTGCATGGGACACCCAGCTCCATCTGA
- the LOC114451898 gene encoding SUN domain-containing protein 1-like isoform X2 codes for MVALVPVMIDEDVDLQSWGWTDLCVSSASSYYCVFCRVRGVFFCSVSACCSSYFSLVSDSEKEQPTVSFDQTGAMSRRSLRIDDGLLDRSLPHSSASFSVGGGSWRSSRSLNSRRSQQHSVSCSESLLHTPRKPASLHNSSLHSMASDASLLSSLLDESSVHEATVVDNFWGLDHDLDPKENTILAEQSSIVANSTLIGSENHCAKHPVQTLSRVYCKDCELHSNSKESASSKYTSSLVKMGPGGSHPGDSEGSTIYGRDRNRKSRIGLLFMWDSGVNVCWRAAAAVISLLTVVYQQLLLQKPHDVTDALQLWLDSSVLWVRRAAASLVSVLIHSWQLCQGSKVTEDNIQTGSQNGAQSRHCGVMSLKEPHSNGSLCQRVGDAFRWLCRRWQHKSWFPLRLLIVILLLLLFGLCWFGPAGLQSVFLAVHFAECRTALSNIPGLSSVYGIVSSRSQSADVATVKELKEVQPYVEPLYSPPPQTEEKEELGTAGDSERLLHLERSLAALWDHVEVGGRQAEQRHGEVLQLYTELRQQQLHSAQSSSDGVEPWLNSVLDHQLSDLRRQLDEERQQREQMRQQELLQHRSQSSRLDQLELQLQTLVANTQEVQRRHEAATGASSSPTTLPAAFSVGVDQQSHDALLAEVKRLEAALDEVRRVVEGLSKSQDGCRQLSRIQQLISVEVSAQVQEQVRSLVYGNQLTPGGNTATLPESLLQWLSQRYVSSADLQAALASLEQSLLQNISMKLAQQHNEGMDKEAVLHTAGHVGATVTLEDVHVMVKNALRLFSQDQTGMADFALESGGGSILSTRCSETYETKAALLSLFSIPLWYFSQSPRAVIQPDVHPGNCWAFRGSKGFLVIRLSMRILPTAFTLEHIHKALAPSGTLRSAPQEFSVYGLDDEHQEKGKLLGTYTYDEDGEALQTFPVTEENDDTFQIIEVQILSNWGHKEYTCMYRFRVHGTPSSI; via the exons ATGGTGGCTCTTGTTCCTGTAATGATAGACGAGGATGTGGATCTGCAGAGCTGGGGCTGGACTGACCTGTGTGTATCTTCAGCCTCATCCTACTACTGTGTGTTCTGTCGTGTCCGTGGTGTCTTCTTCTGTAGTGTTAGTGCTTGTTG CTCCAGCTACTTTTCATTGGTGTCAGACTCTGAAAAGGAGCAGCCCACTGTCTCCTTTGATCAGACAGGAGCCATGTCCAGACGCAGCCTGCGGATCGATGATGGCCTGTTGGACCGCAGTCTGCCGCACAGCAGCGCCTCCTTCAGTGTGGGaggaggcagctggaggagcagcag GTCATTGAATTCTCGTCGTTCTCAGCAGCattctgtctcctgctcagaGTCCCTCCTCCACACTCCTCGTAAACCAGCTAGCCTACACAACAGCAGCCTCCACAGCATGGCATCTGATGCCTCCCTGCTTTCCTCACTGCTGGATGAGTCCTCGGTCCATGAGGCTACAGTGGTGGACAACTTCTGGG GTTTGGACCATGATTTGGATCCCAAAG AAAACACCATTTTAGCGGAGCAGAGCAGCATTGTGGCTAACAGcactctgattggttcagaaaACCACTGTGCCAAACACCCAGTCCAGACGCTCAGCAGAGTTTACTGTAAAGACTGTGAGCTTCATTCCAACAGTAAGGAGTCTGCCTCCTCCAAATACACCTCCTCATTAGTAAAGATGGGACCAGGAGGATCCCATCCTGGAGACTCGGAAGGTTCCACCATCTACGGCAGGGATCGTAACCGCAAGAGTAGAATAG GTTTACTGTTTATGTGGGACtctggtgtgaatgtgtgctggagggcagcagctgctgtaataTCCCTGCTCACTGTGGTTTACCAACAGCTTCTGCTGCAGAAACCTCATGATGTGACAG ATGCGCTGCAGCTGTGGCTGGACTCCTCTGTGTTGTGGGTAAGGAGAGCCGCAGCCTCCCTTGTGTCTGTACTGATTCACAGCTGGCAGCTTtgtcaggggtcaaaggtcacagaggaCAACATCCAGACTGGTAGCCAAAATGGAG CTCAATCCAGACACTGTGGGGTCATGAGCCTGAAGGAGCCTCATTCCAATGGATCTCTAT GTCAGAGAGTAGGTGATGCATTCAGGTGGCTCTGCAGACGATGGCAGCACAAATCCTG GTTTCCTCTCAGATTATTGATTGTcatcctgctgcttctcctttttG GCCTATGTTGGTTTGGTCCAGCTGGTTTGCAGTCCGTGTTTCTAGCTGTCCACTTTGCAGAGTGTAGGACGGCACTCTCCAACATTCCCGGTCTCTCGTCTGTCTATGGCATTGTGTCCTCTCGGAGCCAGTCAGCAGATGTTGCCACTGTGAAGGAGCTGAAGGAAGTCCAGCCCTACGTGGAGCCGCTCTACAGTCCACCCCCACAAACGGAGGAGAAG GAAGAGTTGGGCACAGCAGGTGACTCTGAGCGGCTCCTTCATCTGGAGCGAAGCTTGGCTGCGTTGTGGGATCATGTTGAAGTTGGAGGGCGACAAGCTGAACAGAGACACGGGGAGGTGCTGCAGCTCTATACTGAACtccggcagcagcagcttcattctGCTCAGAGCAGCAGTGACGGTGTGGAGCCATGGTTGAACTCCGTGTTGGACCATCAGCTGTCTGACCTCAGGAGACAATTGGATGAGGAGAGACAACAACGGGAACAG ATGCGACAGCAGGAGTTACTGCAGCACCGGAGTCAGTCATCTCGTCTGGACCAACTCGAGCTGCAGCTACAGACACTGGTGGCCAACACACAG GAAGTGCAGCGGCGACATGAAGCTGCAACAGGAGCCTCGTCCTCTCCAACAACACTTCCTGCTGCATTTAG TGTTGGTGTGGACCAGCAGTCCCATGATGCCTTACTGGCAGAGGTTAAGCGGTTGGAAGCTGCTCTGGACGAAGTCAGGCGGGTAGTTGAGGGTCTGTCAAAGTCTCAGGATGGCTGCCGACAACTCTCCAGAATCCAGCAgctg ATTTCAGTGGAGGTTTCCGCTCAGGTCCAGGAGCAGGTTAGATCTCTTGTCTACGGCAATCAGCTAACACCAGGGGGGAACACTGCCACCCTCCCAGAGTCACTCCTCCAGTGGCTGTCGCAGAGATATGTCAGCAGCGCAGACCTGCAGGCAGCACTTGCCTCGCTGGAGCAGAGCCTCCTGCAAAACATCAGCATGAAGCTGGCACAGCAGCACAATGAGGGGATGGACAAAGAGGCTGTTCTACACACCGCTGGGCATGTTGGGGCCACTGTAACTCTGGag GATGTCCATGTAATGGTGAAGAATGCTCTGCGGCTATTTTCTCAGGATCAAACTGGCATGGCTGACTTTGCTCTGGAGTCCGGAG GAGGCAGCATCCTGAGCACTCGCTGCTCTGAGACATACGAGACCAAGGCGGCTCTGCTCAGCCTGTTCAGCATTCCTCTCTGGTATTTCTCTCAGTCTCCACGAGCTGTAATCCAG CCTGATGTCCATCCAGGAAACTGCTGGGCCTTCAGAGGCTCCAAAGGCTTCCTGGTGATCCGGCTCTCTATGAGGATCCTCCCCACTGCCTTTACCCTGGAACACATCCACAAAGCCCTGGCTCCTAGTGGGACACTGCGCAGCGCCCCTCAAGAGTTCAGCGTTTAT GGTCTGGATGATGAGCATCAGGAGAAAGGAAAGCTGCTGGGCACTTACACCTATGATGAGGACGGAGAAGCTCTGCAGACTTTCCCTGTCACT gagGAGAATGATGACACCTTCCAAATCATCGAGGTGCAGATTTTGTCTAACTGGGGCCACAAGGAGTACACATGCATGTACCGCTTCAGAGTGCATGGGACACCCAGCTCCATCTGA
- the LOC114451898 gene encoding SUN domain-containing protein 1-like isoform X5, with protein MSRRSLRIDDGLLDRSLPHSSASFSVGGGSWRSSRSLNSRRSQQHSVSCSESLLHTPRKPASLHNSSLHSMASDASLLSSLLDESSVHEATVVDNFWGLDHDLDPKENTILAEQSSIVANSTLIGSENHCAKHPVQTLSRVYCKDCELHSNSKESASSKYTSSLVKMGPGGSHPGDSEGSTIYGRDRNRKSRIAGLLFMWDSGVNVCWRAAAAVISLLTVVYQQLLLQKPHDVTDALQLWLDSSVLWVRRAAASLVSVLIHSWQLCQGSKVTEDNIQTGSQNGAQSRHCGVMSLKEPHSNGSLCQRVGDAFRWLCRRWQHKSWFPLRLLIVILLLLLFGLCWFGPAGLQSVFLAVHFAECRTALSNIPGLSSVYGIVSSRSQSADVATVKELKEVQPYVEPLYSPPPQTEEKEELGTAGDSERLLHLERSLAALWDHVEVGGRQAEQRHGEVLQLYTELRQQQLHSAQSSSDGVEPWLNSVLDHQLSDLRRQLDEERQQREQMRQQELLQHRSQSSRLDQLELQLQTLVANTQEVQRRHEAATGASSSPTTLPAAFSVGVDQQSHDALLAEVKRLEAALDEVRRVVEGLSKSQDGCRQLSRIQQLISVEVSAQVQEQVRSLVYGNQLTPGGNTATLPESLLQWLSQRYVSSADLQAALASLEQSLLQNISMKLAQQHNEGMDKEAVLHTAGHVGATVTLEDVHVMVKNALRLFSQDQTGMADFALESGGGSILSTRCSETYETKAALLSLFSIPLWYFSQSPRAVIQPDVHPGNCWAFRGSKGFLVIRLSMRILPTAFTLEHIHKALAPSGTLRSAPQEFSVYGLDDEHQEKGKLLGTYTYDEDGEALQTFPVTEENDDTFQIIEVQILSNWGHKEYTCMYRFRVHGTPSSI; from the exons ATGTCCAGACGCAGCCTGCGGATCGATGATGGCCTGTTGGACCGCAGTCTGCCGCACAGCAGCGCCTCCTTCAGTGTGGGaggaggcagctggaggagcagcag GTCATTGAATTCTCGTCGTTCTCAGCAGCattctgtctcctgctcagaGTCCCTCCTCCACACTCCTCGTAAACCAGCTAGCCTACACAACAGCAGCCTCCACAGCATGGCATCTGATGCCTCCCTGCTTTCCTCACTGCTGGATGAGTCCTCGGTCCATGAGGCTACAGTGGTGGACAACTTCTGGG GTTTGGACCATGATTTGGATCCCAAAG AAAACACCATTTTAGCGGAGCAGAGCAGCATTGTGGCTAACAGcactctgattggttcagaaaACCACTGTGCCAAACACCCAGTCCAGACGCTCAGCAGAGTTTACTGTAAAGACTGTGAGCTTCATTCCAACAGTAAGGAGTCTGCCTCCTCCAAATACACCTCCTCATTAGTAAAGATGGGACCAGGAGGATCCCATCCTGGAGACTCGGAAGGTTCCACCATCTACGGCAGGGATCGTAACCGCAAGAGTAGAATAG CAGGTTTACTGTTTATGTGGGACtctggtgtgaatgtgtgctggagggcagcagctgctgtaataTCCCTGCTCACTGTGGTTTACCAACAGCTTCTGCTGCAGAAACCTCATGATGTGACAG ATGCGCTGCAGCTGTGGCTGGACTCCTCTGTGTTGTGGGTAAGGAGAGCCGCAGCCTCCCTTGTGTCTGTACTGATTCACAGCTGGCAGCTTtgtcaggggtcaaaggtcacagaggaCAACATCCAGACTGGTAGCCAAAATGGAG CTCAATCCAGACACTGTGGGGTCATGAGCCTGAAGGAGCCTCATTCCAATGGATCTCTAT GTCAGAGAGTAGGTGATGCATTCAGGTGGCTCTGCAGACGATGGCAGCACAAATCCTG GTTTCCTCTCAGATTATTGATTGTcatcctgctgcttctcctttttG GCCTATGTTGGTTTGGTCCAGCTGGTTTGCAGTCCGTGTTTCTAGCTGTCCACTTTGCAGAGTGTAGGACGGCACTCTCCAACATTCCCGGTCTCTCGTCTGTCTATGGCATTGTGTCCTCTCGGAGCCAGTCAGCAGATGTTGCCACTGTGAAGGAGCTGAAGGAAGTCCAGCCCTACGTGGAGCCGCTCTACAGTCCACCCCCACAAACGGAGGAGAAG GAAGAGTTGGGCACAGCAGGTGACTCTGAGCGGCTCCTTCATCTGGAGCGAAGCTTGGCTGCGTTGTGGGATCATGTTGAAGTTGGAGGGCGACAAGCTGAACAGAGACACGGGGAGGTGCTGCAGCTCTATACTGAACtccggcagcagcagcttcattctGCTCAGAGCAGCAGTGACGGTGTGGAGCCATGGTTGAACTCCGTGTTGGACCATCAGCTGTCTGACCTCAGGAGACAATTGGATGAGGAGAGACAACAACGGGAACAG ATGCGACAGCAGGAGTTACTGCAGCACCGGAGTCAGTCATCTCGTCTGGACCAACTCGAGCTGCAGCTACAGACACTGGTGGCCAACACACAG GAAGTGCAGCGGCGACATGAAGCTGCAACAGGAGCCTCGTCCTCTCCAACAACACTTCCTGCTGCATTTAG TGTTGGTGTGGACCAGCAGTCCCATGATGCCTTACTGGCAGAGGTTAAGCGGTTGGAAGCTGCTCTGGACGAAGTCAGGCGGGTAGTTGAGGGTCTGTCAAAGTCTCAGGATGGCTGCCGACAACTCTCCAGAATCCAGCAgctg ATTTCAGTGGAGGTTTCCGCTCAGGTCCAGGAGCAGGTTAGATCTCTTGTCTACGGCAATCAGCTAACACCAGGGGGGAACACTGCCACCCTCCCAGAGTCACTCCTCCAGTGGCTGTCGCAGAGATATGTCAGCAGCGCAGACCTGCAGGCAGCACTTGCCTCGCTGGAGCAGAGCCTCCTGCAAAACATCAGCATGAAGCTGGCACAGCAGCACAATGAGGGGATGGACAAAGAGGCTGTTCTACACACCGCTGGGCATGTTGGGGCCACTGTAACTCTGGag GATGTCCATGTAATGGTGAAGAATGCTCTGCGGCTATTTTCTCAGGATCAAACTGGCATGGCTGACTTTGCTCTGGAGTCCGGAG GAGGCAGCATCCTGAGCACTCGCTGCTCTGAGACATACGAGACCAAGGCGGCTCTGCTCAGCCTGTTCAGCATTCCTCTCTGGTATTTCTCTCAGTCTCCACGAGCTGTAATCCAG CCTGATGTCCATCCAGGAAACTGCTGGGCCTTCAGAGGCTCCAAAGGCTTCCTGGTGATCCGGCTCTCTATGAGGATCCTCCCCACTGCCTTTACCCTGGAACACATCCACAAAGCCCTGGCTCCTAGTGGGACACTGCGCAGCGCCCCTCAAGAGTTCAGCGTTTAT GGTCTGGATGATGAGCATCAGGAGAAAGGAAAGCTGCTGGGCACTTACACCTATGATGAGGACGGAGAAGCTCTGCAGACTTTCCCTGTCACT gagGAGAATGATGACACCTTCCAAATCATCGAGGTGCAGATTTTGTCTAACTGGGGCCACAAGGAGTACACATGCATGTACCGCTTCAGAGTGCATGGGACACCCAGCTCCATCTGA
- the LOC114451898 gene encoding SUN domain-containing protein 1-like isoform X7: protein MMACWTAVCRTAAPPSVWEEAAGGAAESLLHTPRKPASLHNSSLHSMASDASLLSSLLDESSVHEATVVDNFWGLDHDLDPKENTILAEQSSIVANSTLIGSENHCAKHPVQTLSRVYCKDCELHSNSKESASSKYTSSLVKMGPGGSHPGDSEGSTIYGRDRNRKSRIAGLLFMWDSGVNVCWRAAAAVISLLTVVYQQLLLQKPHDVTDALQLWLDSSVLWVRRAAASLVSVLIHSWQLCQGSKVTEDNIQTGSQNGAQSRHCGVMSLKEPHSNGSLCQRVGDAFRWLCRRWQHKSWFPLRLLIVILLLLLFGLCWFGPAGLQSVFLAVHFAECRTALSNIPGLSSVYGIVSSRSQSADVATVKELKEVQPYVEPLYSPPPQTEEKEELGTAGDSERLLHLERSLAALWDHVEVGGRQAEQRHGEVLQLYTELRQQQLHSAQSSSDGVEPWLNSVLDHQLSDLRRQLDEERQQREQMRQQELLQHRSQSSRLDQLELQLQTLVANTQEVQRRHEAATGASSSPTTLPAAFSVGVDQQSHDALLAEVKRLEAALDEVRRVVEGLSKSQDGCRQLSRIQQLISVEVSAQVQEQVRSLVYGNQLTPGGNTATLPESLLQWLSQRYVSSADLQAALASLEQSLLQNISMKLAQQHNEGMDKEAVLHTAGHVGATVTLEDVHVMVKNALRLFSQDQTGMADFALESGGGSILSTRCSETYETKAALLSLFSIPLWYFSQSPRAVIQPDVHPGNCWAFRGSKGFLVIRLSMRILPTAFTLEHIHKALAPSGTLRSAPQEFSVYGLDDEHQEKGKLLGTYTYDEDGEALQTFPVTEENDDTFQIIEVQILSNWGHKEYTCMYRFRVHGTPSSI from the exons ATGATGGCCTGTTGGACCGCAGTCTGCCGCACAGCAGCGCCTCCTTCAGTGTGGGaggaggcagctggaggagcagcag aGTCCCTCCTCCACACTCCTCGTAAACCAGCTAGCCTACACAACAGCAGCCTCCACAGCATGGCATCTGATGCCTCCCTGCTTTCCTCACTGCTGGATGAGTCCTCGGTCCATGAGGCTACAGTGGTGGACAACTTCTGGG GTTTGGACCATGATTTGGATCCCAAAG AAAACACCATTTTAGCGGAGCAGAGCAGCATTGTGGCTAACAGcactctgattggttcagaaaACCACTGTGCCAAACACCCAGTCCAGACGCTCAGCAGAGTTTACTGTAAAGACTGTGAGCTTCATTCCAACAGTAAGGAGTCTGCCTCCTCCAAATACACCTCCTCATTAGTAAAGATGGGACCAGGAGGATCCCATCCTGGAGACTCGGAAGGTTCCACCATCTACGGCAGGGATCGTAACCGCAAGAGTAGAATAG CAGGTTTACTGTTTATGTGGGACtctggtgtgaatgtgtgctggagggcagcagctgctgtaataTCCCTGCTCACTGTGGTTTACCAACAGCTTCTGCTGCAGAAACCTCATGATGTGACAG ATGCGCTGCAGCTGTGGCTGGACTCCTCTGTGTTGTGGGTAAGGAGAGCCGCAGCCTCCCTTGTGTCTGTACTGATTCACAGCTGGCAGCTTtgtcaggggtcaaaggtcacagaggaCAACATCCAGACTGGTAGCCAAAATGGAG CTCAATCCAGACACTGTGGGGTCATGAGCCTGAAGGAGCCTCATTCCAATGGATCTCTAT GTCAGAGAGTAGGTGATGCATTCAGGTGGCTCTGCAGACGATGGCAGCACAAATCCTG GTTTCCTCTCAGATTATTGATTGTcatcctgctgcttctcctttttG GCCTATGTTGGTTTGGTCCAGCTGGTTTGCAGTCCGTGTTTCTAGCTGTCCACTTTGCAGAGTGTAGGACGGCACTCTCCAACATTCCCGGTCTCTCGTCTGTCTATGGCATTGTGTCCTCTCGGAGCCAGTCAGCAGATGTTGCCACTGTGAAGGAGCTGAAGGAAGTCCAGCCCTACGTGGAGCCGCTCTACAGTCCACCCCCACAAACGGAGGAGAAG GAAGAGTTGGGCACAGCAGGTGACTCTGAGCGGCTCCTTCATCTGGAGCGAAGCTTGGCTGCGTTGTGGGATCATGTTGAAGTTGGAGGGCGACAAGCTGAACAGAGACACGGGGAGGTGCTGCAGCTCTATACTGAACtccggcagcagcagcttcattctGCTCAGAGCAGCAGTGACGGTGTGGAGCCATGGTTGAACTCCGTGTTGGACCATCAGCTGTCTGACCTCAGGAGACAATTGGATGAGGAGAGACAACAACGGGAACAG ATGCGACAGCAGGAGTTACTGCAGCACCGGAGTCAGTCATCTCGTCTGGACCAACTCGAGCTGCAGCTACAGACACTGGTGGCCAACACACAG GAAGTGCAGCGGCGACATGAAGCTGCAACAGGAGCCTCGTCCTCTCCAACAACACTTCCTGCTGCATTTAG TGTTGGTGTGGACCAGCAGTCCCATGATGCCTTACTGGCAGAGGTTAAGCGGTTGGAAGCTGCTCTGGACGAAGTCAGGCGGGTAGTTGAGGGTCTGTCAAAGTCTCAGGATGGCTGCCGACAACTCTCCAGAATCCAGCAgctg ATTTCAGTGGAGGTTTCCGCTCAGGTCCAGGAGCAGGTTAGATCTCTTGTCTACGGCAATCAGCTAACACCAGGGGGGAACACTGCCACCCTCCCAGAGTCACTCCTCCAGTGGCTGTCGCAGAGATATGTCAGCAGCGCAGACCTGCAGGCAGCACTTGCCTCGCTGGAGCAGAGCCTCCTGCAAAACATCAGCATGAAGCTGGCACAGCAGCACAATGAGGGGATGGACAAAGAGGCTGTTCTACACACCGCTGGGCATGTTGGGGCCACTGTAACTCTGGag GATGTCCATGTAATGGTGAAGAATGCTCTGCGGCTATTTTCTCAGGATCAAACTGGCATGGCTGACTTTGCTCTGGAGTCCGGAG GAGGCAGCATCCTGAGCACTCGCTGCTCTGAGACATACGAGACCAAGGCGGCTCTGCTCAGCCTGTTCAGCATTCCTCTCTGGTATTTCTCTCAGTCTCCACGAGCTGTAATCCAG CCTGATGTCCATCCAGGAAACTGCTGGGCCTTCAGAGGCTCCAAAGGCTTCCTGGTGATCCGGCTCTCTATGAGGATCCTCCCCACTGCCTTTACCCTGGAACACATCCACAAAGCCCTGGCTCCTAGTGGGACACTGCGCAGCGCCCCTCAAGAGTTCAGCGTTTAT GGTCTGGATGATGAGCATCAGGAGAAAGGAAAGCTGCTGGGCACTTACACCTATGATGAGGACGGAGAAGCTCTGCAGACTTTCCCTGTCACT gagGAGAATGATGACACCTTCCAAATCATCGAGGTGCAGATTTTGTCTAACTGGGGCCACAAGGAGTACACATGCATGTACCGCTTCAGAGTGCATGGGACACCCAGCTCCATCTGA